The nucleotide window GTTCGCGCAGCGCCGCATCCAACTTGCTGCGTTTGCTGAACCTGGCCGACCCGGTGCAGACCATGCTGATGGCGGGTGATCTGGACATGGGCCACGCGCGTGCACTGCTGGCGCTGGACCGCGCCACACAGATCACCGCTGCCAACCAGATCGCCACCAAGAAGATGTCGGTGCGCGAAGCCGAAAGTTTGGTCAAGAAGCTCAGCGCCGAGTTCTCGCTGACACCGCAAAAGCCGACCAAGGAAAAGTCCCGCGACCTCAAACGCGTGGAAGAAGAGCTGTCGGACCTGCTCATGGCGCAGGTCGAAGTGCTGGTAAAAAAACGCGTCAAGCGCCATGGCCGCGTCGAAGAAATGGGCGAGGTGGTGATCCAGTTCGGCTCCCTCGACGAACTCAATGGGCTGATCGAGCGGCTCTCGCCCGGCACAAGTCGCTGAACTGTGCGCCCCCACGCTCCACCGCTGCGCGGGTCGCTGCCCCCCAGGGGGGCTAACCCGCCTTGGGGCGGCCCGGCGGCGGGTTGTGCCCTTAGACGCTATACAAGTGATAGCTGTTTGCGCACATTCCATAAGGGTTTGAGGTCAAAATGGCATTAAACCCTGTGCAAAAAATCCTGCAAAACTGGCCGCTACCCGCCGTGGTGGCCTGGCTGGCCTGCTGGCTGGTGTTTCGCCTGGCCACGGCGCAGGGCGCGGACCTGGCTCTTGCGCTCGGTCTGGCCAGTGGTCTGGGCGTGTTGCTGAGCCTGTGGGGCAATAGCTGGTGGCGGCGCCTGTTCATCGCAGCGGGTTTCCCGCTCTCGCTGGTACTGTCTTCTCCCACGCTGGCCCAATTGCCGGCCTGGGGTTGGCTGATTCCGCTGGGCTTGTTGCTGCTGGTCTACCCGATCAACGCCTGGCGCGACGCGCCGCTGTTTCCTACGCCGCTGCATGCGCTGGACGCCTTGCCCGCGCAGGCGCCGCTACCGACTGGCGCGCGGATCCTCGATGCCGGATGTGGTCTGGGCCACGGCCTGCAGGCCTTGCGCCGTGTTTATCCGCAGGCACAACTCCACGGGCTCGAATGGAGCTGGCCGCTGCGCGCGTGGTGTGCGCTGCGTTGCCCCTGGGCGCGTGTGCGCCAGGGCGATATCTGGCAGGCCGACTGGTCGGCCTACGACATGGTCTACCTGTTCCAGCGCCCCGAGAGCATGGCGCGTGCGGCCGAGAAGGCGCGCGCCGAGCTGCGCCCCGGTGCCTGGCTGGTGAGTCTGGAATTCGAGGCCACCATGCTGGCGCCCACGGCGCAATTGCTCGCCGGGCCGCAGCGCCCGCTCTGGGTGTACCAGGTGCCGCTGACGCCGCGATAGGCATTAATTCCGGAAAAGCCGCTCTTGGTCGCCACCGCGCGCAACAAACGGGACGCCACAGTCTGCCGGTGGCAAAATGCTGCGGATTACCAGTCGCCCTTGGGCGCGACTGCAGGAGATAAGCATGGATTCTGAATTTTCCCAATCGTCGCTGGATGTCGCGGAGTCGCTGCACGCGAACCGGGTGATTGTGTTTGCCCTGGCCACACTGGCCGAGCTGCGCGAGTCCGACACCGAGAGCCATATCCTGCGCGTCCAGCACTACGTGCGCGTGCTGGCCAACAAGCTCGGTCCCCACCCCAGTTACGCCGCGCTGCTGACGCCGGACTACATTGAAAGCCTGTGCCGCAGTGTGCCCATGTACGACATGGGCTCGGTGGGCATACCGGACCGCATTTTGCTCAAGCCCGGACGCCTCACGCCCGAAGAAGTAGCCATCATGCGCACCCACACCACCCTAGGGTATGAGTCGATCGTGCGCGCCGAAAAGACGCTGGGCCGGGCCTCGCCGTTGTTGACGATTGCCAAAGAGATCACGCGCTCGCACCAGGAAAAGTGGGATGGCAGCGGTTACCCCCAAGGCCTCTCGGAAGGTCAAATTCCGGTGTCCGCCCGCATCGTGGCGCTGGCCGATGTGTACGACGCGCTGATCAGCAACAAGGTCTACAAGGACGGCGTGCCGCATGACAAAGCAGTACAGATCATCTTCAGCGAACGGGGCACCCATTTCGACCCCGACATCGTCGATGCCTTCATTGAAATCCACGAAGAGTTCGCGGCCATCGCCCAGCGTTATGCCGACACCGATGCCGACATGCAGCAGAAGATCGAATACATGGCCAATGCGATTGCCGAAGTCGCGGTGCTCTAGGCGCATTGCGCGCGGCGCTAGCCCTGCGTACCGGGGAATAGCGCTATCGGTTTGGCCGGCGGAGTTTTGGCCGGTGCTTCGTTGGGGAAGGGGCTTGCGAGCGGAACCTCTTCCACAGGCGGAAACGCGGGGATAGCGCTTTCGCGGTTGTTCACGGTGTCCAGCAGCGCCAAGCCTGCGGTATGGACCCATTCCCGCACCTGCGTCTCAAAGCGGCCGCCGCTGGGCATAAAGTTGGCGGGCAGGCGTGCGTAGACCGCGTAGTTCAGGCTTCTGCCCCTGTCCCGGCGTGCGCTGAGGCGGATGGCGGCATGGGCGTTTGGCATCTCCTTCGCATAGGGGGTGAGCCCGCCAAAAATGGTTTGTATGTTTTTTTGCGGCTGGCTTGCCGCCGATGCAATCCAATTCCGGAATCCACTGGCATACCACTGCCCCTCAGCGCAGGCACTGGCGATGCTGGTGGCTTCGGTGCCGAGGTTGTCCACGATGGGAAACTGCTTGTTGGGGCAATACTCGCCCAGCCAGCGCACGGGGGTGGAGTCCGGCGTAAACCCCACCAGCATGGCGGCAATGCCGTTGCCCGCATCCGTGCTTTTCAGGGTCAGGGTGACCGAACCGGTGGTGGGTGGCGACATCTCGGCCCGGCCCCCGGTCAGCCCCAGGGCCTCGTCGTTGCGCGACACCACTAGCCAATGGCCTTGCGGCAAGGGCAGCGGCTTGATGAATGCACCAATCCGGATGCCCTTGCCGTCCAGCAGCGTGCCGGCCTGGATAGCGTTGTAGTCCACCTGCGCCTGGCAGCTGCCAGTCGCCACCAGTACGCCCAGGCCCACGCAGGCCGCAATGTTGTGTCTCATCCCTGAACTCCTCTTTGTCATAGTGCTCTGCGGCACCGTGAAAGCATAGCAGTGCGATCAGGCCCAGGCCATCTCCCATTCGGGTGAAAACAGGCGGCCTAGCGCAGGTGGCGAATCCAGAGGACCAGCACCACCAGCGCGGCGCTGAGGTGCAGGGCACTCCACAGCAAGTAGCGGCGGCGCAGGGATTGGGGTGACAGCGGCGAGAGCAGGAACAGCCGCCCGTCCTGCGGTGCGCGCAGAACATGCACGCCGGGTTGCTGGCGGATGGCGCGGTGCTCCTGCTCCACCATGCGTGTGGCCAGGCGGCGCGCCAGCTCCCACTCCTTGAGGTCAATTTCTCCGTCGTGGTTCAGGTCGAATCGGCGGTGCAGCGCCGCCGGGTCCTTTTTCCAGGTGTTGAGCAGCGCGCCCACATCGTCGCGCAGACTCAGGGCGGAGTTCACGCCGCCCTCGGTGCGGAACTCGCCCAGCACGTACAGCGTGCGCCCGGCATGCAGCAGTTCTTCCACATGTTTATGGTCGTTGCGCACGCGGGTGGTCACCTCGGCGCCCATCACCTCTGCATGGTCCGGGTCCACGGTGCACTGGCCGGTGCTATCGGTGATGTCAAAGGTGGCGTCGCTGGTGCCGCTTTCCACCTCCCGCCATTCCTTCTCGTCGTTGTCGCGGGCGTAGATGCGGTAGCGGTACCAGATGCAGGGGGTGTTGGTCAGTGGGCTGGTAATCAGCTGCGTGACTGTGGCGCGCCCCTGCAGTTCCACATAACCCTGCGCGGCGGACCCGATGCGGGAGGTAGCGATATCGGCAATGGCGCGGGCCCGACGCAGCGCGGCCGCCCAGGCCAGCAGCGCCACGGCCACCAGACCTGCCACGCACCATTGCTGCGTGCGCCCTGGGCCGGCGTGCAGTGCCATGCCTGCCAGTGTGGCGTAGGCACCGGTCAGCAGGCCATTGGCACTTTGGCTGCGCAGCCAGCGCAGGCCCTGTACTTGGAGATCCACAGTCGCGTGTTGCAGACGGGAGCAGGGCTTAGCCCTTGAAGCGCGCGCCGATGTCGACGTCCTGCACTTCCTCAGCGGCAAACTTCAGCAGCGCAAAGTCCTTGAAGTTGAAAAAGCGCGCCACCAGCACGCCGGGGAACTGCTCGATGGCCACGTTGTTGATGTTGACGGATTCGTTGTAGAACTCGCGCCGGTCGGCAATGGCGTTCTCCAGCCCGCTGATGCGCGACTGCAGGTGCAGGAACTGCTCGTTGGCTTTCAGGTCGGGGTAGTTTTCGGCCAGCGCAAACAGTTGGCCCAGTCCGCTGCGCAGCGCGCTTTCGGCGGCGCCCAGTGCGCCCACGTTCTGCGCTTCGCGCGCCGATGACACGCGTGAACGCGCCTGGATGACCTTTTCCAGCGTCTCCTGCTCGTGCTGCATGTACTGCTTGCAGGTGTCCACCAGCTTGGGAAGTTCGTCGTGGCGCTGCTTGAGCAACACGTCGATATTGGCCCAGGCTTTGCCCACCGCGTTTTTCACGGTGACCAGGCTGTTGTAGACGGTGACCAGGTAGACCACCAGCACACCCAAGACAATCCAGAAGACCAGACCCATACGTTTACTCCCTTGAAGTTGAGATGTTTCTCTCGCAGTCCGCACTGTAAAGCACGCCCGTTTGCTGGCAAGACTTGCTGCAGATTTACTGTAAAAACGTGCCCCGGCCCTTATGTGGTGTGCGCAAGCAGCTATGTAATTTATAGCGAAAAGATCTTGCCGGGGTTCAGGATGTTGTCCGGGTCCAGCGCGCGCTTTAGCGTGCGCATCATGTCCACCGCACCGTTGCCAGTTTCTTCCAGCAGGAAGCCTTGCTTGTGCAGGCCCACACCGTGTTCGCCCGTGCAGGTGCCGCCCAGTTGGAGCGCGCGCTGTACCAGTTGCGTGTTGAGCCGCTCGGCGGTTTCCCGTTCCTCGGGGTTGTCAGGGTCTATCAGGTAGCCCATGTGGAAGTTGCCGTCACCCACGTGGCCGACCAGGAAGTAGGGGATGCCGGCTTCCTGCGCTTCGGTCACGGAGTCTAAGAGCGCGTCGGCCAGGTGCGAGATCGGCACGCAGGTGTCGGTGGTGATGGCCTTGCAGCCGGGGCGCGACTGCACGCCGGCAAAGTAGGCGTTGTGCCGTGCGGTCCACAGCTTGGTCCGCTCTTCGGGTGTCTCGGCCCACTCGAAC belongs to Rhodoferax saidenbachensis and includes:
- a CDS encoding LemA family protein, with translation MGLVFWIVLGVLVVYLVTVYNSLVTVKNAVGKAWANIDVLLKQRHDELPKLVDTCKQYMQHEQETLEKVIQARSRVSSAREAQNVGALGAAESALRSGLGQLFALAENYPDLKANEQFLHLQSRISGLENAIADRREFYNESVNINNVAIEQFPGVLVARFFNFKDFALLKFAAEEVQDVDIGARFKG
- a CDS encoding class I SAM-dependent methyltransferase; this encodes MALNPVQKILQNWPLPAVVAWLACWLVFRLATAQGADLALALGLASGLGVLLSLWGNSWWRRLFIAAGFPLSLVLSSPTLAQLPAWGWLIPLGLLLLVYPINAWRDAPLFPTPLHALDALPAQAPLPTGARILDAGCGLGHGLQALRRVYPQAQLHGLEWSWPLRAWCALRCPWARVRQGDIWQADWSAYDMVYLFQRPESMARAAEKARAELRPGAWLVSLEFEATMLAPTAQLLAGPQRPLWVYQVPLTPR
- a CDS encoding HD-GYP domain-containing protein encodes the protein MDSEFSQSSLDVAESLHANRVIVFALATLAELRESDTESHILRVQHYVRVLANKLGPHPSYAALLTPDYIESLCRSVPMYDMGSVGIPDRILLKPGRLTPEEVAIMRTHTTLGYESIVRAEKTLGRASPLLTIAKEITRSHQEKWDGSGYPQGLSEGQIPVSARIVALADVYDALISNKVYKDGVPHDKAVQIIFSERGTHFDPDIVDAFIEIHEEFAAIAQRYADTDADMQQKIEYMANAIAEVAVL